The following are encoded in a window of Lynx canadensis isolate LIC74 chromosome B1, mLynCan4.pri.v2, whole genome shotgun sequence genomic DNA:
- the LOC115512686 gene encoding LOW QUALITY PROTEIN: 39S ribosomal protein L42, mitochondrial-like (The sequence of the model RefSeq protein was modified relative to this genomic sequence to represent the inferred CDS: inserted 1 base in 1 codon): MVLAAVKREISNRTIWKHLFPIQNRALYCVCHKPTCSPLPDDHNCXVEFALTSDDRMTVCYHPSVDIPYEHTKPTPRPDPVHNNEETHDQMLKTRLQGKNEHFEQEPMIEQRSKMFFTKHHLCPRGQYHRHCRKLDPPKDR; this comes from the exons ATGGTATTAGCAGCAGTAAAACGGGAGATATCGAACAGAACTATCTGGAAACATTTATTTCCAATTCAAAACAGGGCTTTATATTGTGTTTGTCATAAACCTACGTGTTCTCCTCTTCCAGATGACCATAATT AAGTAGAGTTTGCTTTGACATCTGATGACAGGATGACAGTATGCTACCACCCTTCTGTGGACATTCCGTATGAACATACAAAACCTACCCCACGGCCAGATCCTGTGCATAATAATGAAGAAACACATGATCAAATGCTGAAAACCAGATTACAAGGAAAAAATGAACACTTTGAGCAAGAACCTATGATAGAACAACGTAGCAAAATGTTCTTTACTAAGCATCATTTGTGTCCTCGTGGACAGTATCATAGACATTGTAGGAAACTGGATCCTCCAAAAGACAGATGA